TATAGTCCAATATCTTAATACCAAACTTTCGATAAAAGTCCGTTGCCGCCCCGCTCTTTTTCCGCAAAAAAAAGCTTGCCTATTTCATTTTCCAGCCAATAAACCATTAGGTACCTATTTGTCAAAAACTACGTCGATCCTTTACCTTGTTGCTGCGAGATCCAAGGTCAAACCAAAAAccaactttcgcattcatacaatgtttttcttaatcccattttatatttttttaagaattttaatcGCTCGCGTTCTGCAGAATTAAAAATGGCGGTTACCCGTACCCCGAAAAGCTTCCTTCAGAAAAGCCAGCGATATACGTGCGACCACCGTACAGGAGCGTGTACCAGGGTACCAGAAACAAGGAAGACAGAAGGGTTTACAACAAGAAATTTCACTACCCGTCCAAAACTAGTGGACACCATTTGTATTGCGAAGGAGTTTTTGATTGCACTGTGAGATTCTCTTTGAAACAGTCTTTTTagagtaagttttttttcatgCCACCTAATAAGCCATTGCCTATGAGCAGAGCAATACTTTGCAGAATACATACAAAATGAGAGAATGAGTAGTGATGGCGcttactacattcgtaaacttaaaacttaaggcTAAActaaacgcgctctggtctgagaagaagcccacaacaaacttaaccgggtgttctttttgttatcaccatctcgaattgtcatttgaaaatatttaggaagcaacctggttagagcaatagttcacacccaagcttttttatcgtttacattatcctttatactacaataggacttttctataagctttcgcttaatacaaacgcTGAACTTTTTTAGGGACATCCCCaatatatcaaccggtaatttattgtaaaattgtatacaatttgcaacaatgctgctaagcggcaataataattatcgtggtagtacttcccagaggagctctgacacaaaaagctctactactactgctacAGTTAAGAGTttacaagtaaacaaacaacacATTGTGATTGGTGGTATAAGCAAGCGTATCTCTCATATCATTTGGACGAAGCATACAATGATTGTTGTTGAGCGAATTCATCACCGCAGACGCGTTGGTCTTTGCCTTGTCTCAAAGCATTATGTTCCACTGACGGTATGATTTAGATTAGGTTAAGTACacaaatatctaaactaaattgccagagccaaaatattaaataatctcTTCTAAACGGCACTATGTTTAGACGTGTCAATTTGAggtttatgtacataaaaattgaTACATCTGCgccttaaatttaataaaagtttataaaatatttagtcaATGATTTttgagattattttttaattattcaaacgACTTCGTGCAGAAATCTCttttatattgattattatctTAAATTGGTGCTTCCTTAAAATACACGGCAAATGAAGGCGGCACGGCTGGCATAGAAAGCGCCAGCCGTGCTTTCTATGCAGGTTAGGCaggttacaaatattatatccctTGAAAAGTAATACAATTAGTGatattggttatttttttcactGTGCGCAATGCTCGGAGagatgataaagctgtgggagacgaTAAAATGGTAATGGTATCTTTTCCAAATCGAGTAAAATGTTAGTATggatagcatgggcaggagacatttttctcctcGGGGAAACGACACCATTTTATCGTCTCGCACAGTTCTCCGAGTAGATTAGCGGACAAGTGGAGTTATATCCCAataatatacttgtaataataaacgggggtataCGGCAACAGAGAAAAAGAGAAATTTACCCCGTAAAACCTTAAGGCACTCTGCCTTAAGGTTTTTTAAGTCAAGTGGAATTAAACTTCCAGCTGTCCCACATAGCGGTGGAAACGAATGGGAGCATACCAATCATATTCCGCGGAGGCGCCGGCCACAAGTACTTCACCGTGATCATTAGGGCCGAACCCTTCGAGGAATTGGCGGGCAGCGTCAGGGCGTACTGCCGGCGACCTCCGAAAGGCGAAGAACACGTCGCCATGTTCAGAAGGTTCAGGAGATATTTGTAGCAAAACAAACAGCTACAAatgattattttacataaatttttgacaataaagacgatttccTTTTCTTGCTTCAAAAGCAATTAtgtcatcataatatcaacccattaccggcccactacagggcatgggtctccccccacaataagAATGGGAATAAGGCCGTCCACCCCGCTgcgccagtgcggattggcggactccacacacgttagagaacattatggagatctcttaggcatacaggtttccacacgaggttttttcttcaccgttgaagcaagtgatgttttaattacttaaaacgaacatagaaaagaggtgcgtgctgggattcgaactcggccccccgaaagaaaagtcgagctcctacccactgtgctatcactaCATGAAACTGTAACGTGACTTTTTACTATGAACCTCATAAGATCTGAGTCACTTAGCAGTAGCGATTGTTGGACAGAGCTATGTTCGGAGTATCTCTTCCCTACCGAAACAGAAATGAGTAGAGTTGTAGAAGAACAAGAGTTACCGGCATAGCTCATTGAGTTGGGAACCTAAAGTGGCAATGTCGTGAAGCCTGGTAGGTACTTGAATATGAATCAACTCTCTCCTGTGGCTCGGATAGATAGAAGATGGGTAAGAAAAATACTTGTTTATGCACactaaaactattaaacaaAGAAAGTTAGAGTATTTTGGTCATATTATGAGAAAAAATATGACCTCCTTCAGCTCTTATTCAGGTAAAAATTGCCGGCAAAAGACCACTCAAGAAGATTTttgcttaaaaaatttaagccaATGGTTCGAGAAAAGTAGCGATCCTTGGTCCATGCAGCTGCGTCCAAAGTCCAGTTAGCTTTAATGGTTGCCAACCTCCGATAGGAGTCGGCAAGAAGAAGATGCACATGCATAATCTACTTTTTATATTCTTGCTTTATTTGTTTACGTGATAAATGACACACGAGTGAgtgcaaaaattaataattacagatTAAGCAAGGTTAATAAATAAGCATCGCAGTCATCATTTAATAATCACATTTTGATGGACAATTTATCATACCTACATACCTAGTCGATAACCGTGGGTTATCCATGAATGCACTTAGTTCATATATAGGTATGCATTGATAAGACGGGGAGTTGCAGACAGCCTATGAGCTCCTAGTTAAAACATTAAGGCACTTACccacttgtttagattatttgCTGATAAAATGTAAAGTTAATGTTTATTAGGTTACAATAGGGCTGACATGCAtcctacttaatttaaaaaatagcattACAGGTATCCCGCCGAAACGCAGCTTAGACTAAGATCTAAATCCCACTATCaaacttcttaaaaaaaaacccttatgAAGAACctcttcttttttattccactacaagttagcccttgattgcaatctcgcctggtggtaaatgatgatgcagtctcagatggtagcgggctaacactAAATCtacgcggcacgtctttgtcggtatggtggtaactagccacggccaaatctgccaaccaggccagaccagagaaaattcaaaaattataaattcccatattgcccctaccgggaatcgaaccgggacctcctacttaaattcacagcgctcactgtttcgccaaggaggtcgtcaattttttttctcgtgggaaaatcctcatggataccaccgcgtCAAGGAAGGGCACAGTGAttgtcggactcgtaccgactgaaaccccacggtgttctaACCAGTCGCCTGGgggctgggccacgggaacgctttcgcacacatccgcgaGCCCTAAtgaaaaacctaacctaaccgaaTTAACTAGACACCCATGCTggcatcaccatcatcatcactttaactgattgacgtccactgttcatcatagttccaaaatccacggttctgGGTAGCTTGTTTACAGCGGCTCTCTGCGACTCGTTTGCTGTCCTCCTTGTCTGGGGCCAACAAACGCTGCTTTTACCGGTGTGCGCAGtggggtcgctattccagcaccttaggaccgaAGTCCaacggttctctgagctatatgccccgcttattgctacttcagcttcgcgactgagctgagctatgtcagtaactcaaGATCTTCTAAGggtctccacatttctgattcaaTCACGTCGAGATACTCTCCGTACGGTCTAGGTTATGAGCCCAAGGCTACTACTAGGTACCTAATTGGTCGATTAGCACCTAGATAACGGAAAAAAATTCAGGAAGGCTGGTGAGTCGATGCCTCAGTTCGTTTCTTTATTCGTTTCGTTTCGTTTATTCTGTTGGTCAAGAAAGTTTGCATTTGGAACTTACCAGGGACGCTAGTTCATGaataagtttcagattttatgaatctatatttaaaagataattatgaaaatgaagctcaatttgctatactccacgaaaagcaggagaatctgtgtggtgtcatttataatttctccaatccttatacttcataccaaacagatcttcggcgaaattataaattaaatcatacagattctcctgcttttcgcggagtatagcattttcataatatatcatggaattccgcaaagtaacgcctgcttctatccaatatttaaattaaaagacatttgaaaaatttacatttcGCTAAATGTCTAAAGATATCAAATATAGCAGCAACTATGCCTGTCTATAAACACGACAATAACGTCTATTCCTTGTAATGGTCGTCTTACGTAAGTCGTCATTTATCAAGGGCCAGCATCCACTTCATTCGCTCGCTCAAAAACAACTTGAATTAACTGTTGAAGAAACAGATAACAAAAAGTTAGTaaaattcacacacacacacgcacacgtgCTCATACACAACACACTGCCACAAATCGTAAtcttctataaatataataaaaagttcaaaatatGAAACCTAGTATATGATTGCCAATTAAGATTACCAGCGTTACCTGCATATTCAGGTCTTTCATTTTTTCACAAACGAGcaatatttataaggagagccCTGTCGCCTGTAACACAGGTTTAaacctagcttagggacagttcaTTGCTCATTGTTCATTTATCCAagtaaattataagaataatataagttatacctattgtgcagatttAATGAAActtgttttattgaacaatatttttttttaattatattattattaaatgactTTAATAAtcactagcttctgcccgcgacttcgtctgcgtggaattcagaattgttaacaatttttaatcttaccgcgggaactatttgagagattggAATacaaagtacatgtcctttaccataggtgacatgcataccaaatttcaaagctgtctgcccgcggcttagctcgtaaagaATTTTACCctactcctctcagaatgaccgtagtccaccacgctggccaggtaAACAGGCCTGGTAACCTTAATACGCTTTTGAGAACgataagaactctcaggcattcatgTATCCTCAGAATGTTTTTCTATTGATACTTACTATTAAACAACGAAAAtttagagttgcgtgccggggatcgttAAAAAGGGAGGACCAtaatgctatcaccgctttattaataaatgaaaaaaaaaccattaccaATAGTATCACAACATAACTCGTAGATAAtcgctatttaattttttaaaacatttgcacactgtctgtgacagtcgattgtgaagggactgtttaattaaatgtttacttgttatgtacccacaatttggcaaataaataaatattattattattatcaggtgagattgcagttaagggctaaccaTTACCTACCTAGTgaaataagcaataaaataaagaaaataaaaaaacatacattgacaatacacacatcgcgatctagccccaaagtaagcgtagcttgtgttatgggtaataagatagctgatgaatattattatgaatataataaaaaaaatacttataatatacagataaacacccagacacggaaaaacattcatgttcatcactcatttttttttaaagtttcggGAATCCACGGCCTTTAACGCAGGAAGCATGGTCTCTGTCCCCTGCGCCAAGCGGCTGCCAACTGAAAAGAAAAAACTGTTTGAAAAATACAAGCTGTCAGATGTTTTTGTTACACAATAATTGCCCCCTGCTATCTTTTACGCTTCGGTGGAGGTCGGCACGACGCCGACTGTCGCAGTGTAGGGAATTACCAACAATTAAATGTTTCGGTTCCCGCGAGTACGAGGCGGTTTAAACTAATTCTAGCTGGGTACAGGCTGATTTCTATTTGGACTtccttatatattttgtttatttttatcaaaaaagtcCAAATTAATTTGgacttttttgataaaaatagaattttaaggctgagacaccgggaggtatctttgcatcgttccaATCGGTTCAGGACTGAAATGTATCGATTTTCAGATGGACACTTGAACCACCTGAAGGATTGCTATGGCGTCACCGGGGGCGAGCGTGAGAACTCGCGATGAGAAGAGCTCCAGGGCTCCACGACTTCGGGGAGGAAGAGGGGGACGTCGACTTGAAGTCCTCCCTGGAGGACTctgacctcggctcggttcgacgttaatctgactgttggactgaaatgtattgaaaataaactCGTCTTTATATCAA
The genomic region above belongs to Pararge aegeria chromosome 8, ilParAegt1.1, whole genome shotgun sequence and contains:
- the LOC120625616 gene encoding uncharacterized protein LOC120625616 isoform X1; the encoded protein is MLVVAYIIFTLDYLVSADQSFNYEIVNRYGLGKPIIYKIKNGGYPYPEKLPSEKPAIYVRPPYRSVYQGTRNKEDRRVYNKKFHYPSKTSGHHLYCEGVFDCTLSHIAVETNGSIPIIFRGGAGHKYFTVIIRAEPFEELAGSVRAYCRRPPKGEEHVAMFRRFRRYL
- the LOC120625616 gene encoding uncharacterized protein LOC120625616 isoform X2, which gives rise to MVWESPLFTSKIKNGGYPYPEKLPSEKPAIYVRPPYRSVYQGTRNKEDRRVYNKKFHYPSKTSGHHLYCEGVFDCTLSHIAVETNGSIPIIFRGGAGHKYFTVIIRAEPFEELAGSVRAYCRRPPKGEEHVAMFRRFRRYL